The sequence AAATTATCTCGTCAACAATAAAGCTTTAGGCGCATTGTATCGGGGTAAATTTCTCGCAGCCTTAACTGAGCACAAAATTGGCTTCCAATCCTCGCTTTATGCAAAAAAGTGGAATGTGGATTGCCGAAGTGTAGGCCAAGGGCTTCATGCCCTCGAATACCTTGGTCGCTACCTCATGCGAGGTGTAGTTTCAGAGCAATCCTTGTCCGAAAAAGAGGATAAAGTTCGACTGCGGTATAAGGATTCGCAGACCAAGCGGATGGACTCCAAAGATTTTGGACCCGTGGAGTTTTTACAGCGCCTCGCTCAGCACGTCTTGCCAAGGGGCTTCCATCGCGTGCGGGAATACGGTTTTCTCGCTCCTGCAGCCAAGAAAAAACTCTTTCTTATGCAGAACTTACTGGAAGTCAAAATTCCCAATGATCCTCCGCCAAAATTACCTGCGCTACGCTGCAGTCTTTGTCAGGGCATTATGCTGCCCATTGGCCGAGTCATTAGTGAAGGACGTCTCAAGCAAGAATCTTTAGTGTCAGTAGGGGCACGCTCGCCGCCTATAGTTTCAATCTCCTAAGTTTATTCATTAATTTTTTCAGTACAAAACTTTGGGTCATAGATCCCCTATGCCCAAATTTGAGGAATTTCAGTATAAATGCCCTTCAAAAAATCTTTCGATTGCGATTAATCCTAGGAAAAGAATCGACCTTCACAAAAGTAGTGAGTCCATCTAGTCAAACAGGCGTATCCATTGCCTTTTTTGGGGCAAAATTGACCCCTTCATCTCCCTCAGGCTAAAAAGCTAAATACATAGGGCGGGGTCCGAGCATGGGGCTCGTCCAACCATTGATTAAGATTCCGGCTACTTTGGGTTCCCTTTAATATCAGCGAAATCTAATCTTATTCGTTAGTCTTTTTT comes from Lentisphaera araneosa HTCC2155 and encodes:
- a CDS encoding transposase is translated as NYLVNNKALGALYRGKFLAALTEHKIGFQSSLYAKKWNVDCRSVGQGLHALEYLGRYLMRGVVSEQSLSEKEDKVRLRYKDSQTKRMDSKDFGPVEFLQRLAQHVLPRGFHRVREYGFLAPAAKKKLFLMQNLLEVKIPNDPPPKLPALRCSLCQGIMLPIGRVISEGRLKQESLVSVGARSPPIVSIS